In a genomic window of Meleagris gallopavo isolate NT-WF06-2002-E0010 breed Aviagen turkey brand Nicholas breeding stock chromosome 1, Turkey_5.1, whole genome shotgun sequence:
- the LOC104909392 gene encoding glycerophosphodiester phosphodiesterase domain-containing protein 4-like, with product MLKNLSQPLFLMTPRQYNIMWILTDLTSVLLISLIFALHWWRERSFSCCAHEGDPMLESGTYNKFRTELSNMPTVMA from the exons ATGCTGAAGAACCTCAGCCAGCCACTCTTCCTCATG ACACCACGGCAGTACAACATCATGTGGATCCTGACAGACCTGACCTCAGTGCTTCTCATCTCGCTCATCTTTGCTCTGCACTG GTGGCGAGAGCGGAGCTTCTCCTGCTGTGCCCATGAAGGTGACCCGATGCTGGAAAGTGGCACCTACAACAAGTTCAGGACAG AGCTTAGCAACATGCCAACCGTCATGGCCTGA